One segment of Deinococcus metalli DNA contains the following:
- a CDS encoding HD domain-containing protein — protein sequence MFRRRPPLPPFPPGGVLVGGAARDWLRGVPARDFDWAVPEPAGAARAVAGAVGGVAFVVDEERDYWRVHAPGGVQHDFVPLPVDVTADLTRRDFTVNAVALTAGGQVLDPAGGRRDLRARRLRMVSEANLRADPLRVWRAARFEVTLAFRLEPGTEVAVRRVVADLASGTLPLPAWERVRDEVHALLLHRDAARGVLRLEELGLLALTVPELREGIGLVQGGFHHLDVFHHGVEALHQLLARRPDAPLPLRWGALLHDVGKPRTLARDPDSGRISFHGHDKVGAAVTTQVLRRLKLPADDVAHAAALVGAHMVPLPAGEREARRFVHRRRALLPDLLSVMLADREAARGPSSSPASRLAYARAMDRVLTALEEQPAPPRPLLDGREVMALLDLAPGPRVGEAVRAVAEAAALGEVGTADEARAFLRDWADRSAAEQSDG from the coding sequence ATGTTCCGCCGCCGCCCTCCCCTGCCGCCGTTTCCGCCCGGCGGCGTGCTGGTGGGCGGCGCGGCCCGCGACTGGCTGCGCGGCGTGCCGGCACGGGATTTCGACTGGGCGGTACCGGAACCGGCGGGCGCGGCCAGAGCCGTAGCCGGGGCGGTGGGCGGCGTGGCCTTCGTGGTGGATGAGGAGCGGGACTACTGGCGGGTGCACGCGCCCGGCGGTGTGCAGCACGATTTCGTGCCGCTGCCCGTGGACGTGACGGCCGACCTGACGCGGCGGGATTTCACCGTGAACGCCGTGGCCCTGACGGCTGGAGGACAGGTCCTCGACCCGGCAGGTGGGCGGCGTGACCTGCGGGCCCGGCGGCTGCGGATGGTCTCGGAGGCAAACCTGCGGGCCGATCCGCTGCGCGTGTGGCGGGCGGCGCGCTTCGAGGTGACGCTGGCGTTCCGGCTGGAGCCCGGTACGGAGGTGGCGGTGCGGCGGGTGGTGGCGGACCTCGCGTCGGGGACGCTGCCGCTTCCGGCGTGGGAGCGCGTGCGGGACGAGGTGCACGCCCTGCTGCTCCACCGGGACGCGGCGCGCGGCGTGCTGCGGCTGGAGGAGCTGGGCCTGCTCGCCCTGACCGTGCCGGAACTGCGCGAGGGCATTGGGCTCGTTCAGGGCGGCTTTCACCACCTGGACGTGTTCCATCACGGGGTCGAGGCGCTGCACCAGTTGCTGGCTCGGCGGCCGGACGCTCCGCTGCCGCTGCGCTGGGGAGCGCTGCTGCACGACGTGGGCAAGCCGCGCACGCTGGCCCGCGATCCGGATTCGGGGCGGATCTCGTTCCACGGGCACGACAAGGTCGGCGCGGCCGTGACCACGCAGGTGCTGCGCCGCCTGAAGCTGCCGGCAGACGATGTGGCGCACGCCGCCGCGCTGGTGGGGGCGCACATGGTGCCCCTGCCGGCCGGGGAGCGCGAGGCGCGGCGCTTCGTGCACCGGCGCCGGGCGCTGCTGCCGGACCTGCTGAGCGTGATGCTGGCCGACCGCGAGGCGGCGCGTGGCCCGAGCAGTTCGCCCGCGTCCCGGCTGGCGTATGCCCGCGCCATGGACCGCGTGCTGACGGCGCTGGAGGAGCAGCCGGCCCCACCCCGCCCGCTGCTGGACGGCCGGGAGGTGATGGCGCTGCTGGACCTCGCGCCCGGGCCGAGGGTGGGCGAGGCCGTGCGCGCCGTGGCGGAGGCGGCGGCCCTGGGCGAGGTGGGCACGGCCGATGAAGCGAGGGCGTTCCTGCGGGACTGGGCCGACCGCTCCGCGGCTGAACAGTCAGACGGCTGA
- a CDS encoding sensor histidine kinase — MHRRMGRLERAVPTLAHRLALTFAGLSALGALILLGVILPAGTAQLEAQQRRLLTQVAVVAAQSLDRTMAERYRDVLLTRSLTELRGGTPAQQRQVLEQLRQGSPELAWVGVTDPAGTVRAATGGLLEGVSVSRRPWFRAGRRGPAVQDVHPALLLSAVLPRPASGEPLRFVDISAPVIDAAGRVRGVIGAHLSWAWAQAVEQDALALAGSAQQVEVLILNRQGVVIHGPDELLGQALSGPPDVRRARPGARGDATVTWQGTSYLVGYAVTGAGAVYPGVSWRVLVRQDAAVVRAQAQGLRRQIELWGILGVLVSALVAYAAARTVSRPLGLLTTAALGLGRGGSTQGLPRLRQYAEVDHLSAALHDLWEGRRAAEAEQAQLTATLEQRVNARTAQLTESNEALDAFTASVSHDLRTPIRHVAGYTSILRRALVQGDTAKVERAVGTIEQAAAQMDAMTEALLEFARTSQVPLTRRAVNLEQLVTAAQERLARDLDGLDVQWQVDPLPTVMGDAALLQQVVTNLLSNAAKYARDRRPAVIRVTAQTQPGEWRVEVHDNGVGFAPEQAGRLFGLFQRLHRASEFEGTGVGLANVRRVILRHGGRVWAEGRLGHGATFGFSLPRTE; from the coding sequence ATGCATCGCCGTATGGGTCGTCTGGAACGGGCCGTGCCGACGTTGGCGCACCGGCTCGCCCTGACCTTCGCGGGGCTGTCCGCGCTGGGCGCGCTGATCCTGCTGGGCGTGATCCTGCCGGCCGGGACTGCCCAGCTCGAAGCGCAGCAGCGGCGGCTGCTGACACAGGTGGCGGTGGTGGCGGCGCAGTCGCTGGACCGCACCATGGCGGAACGCTACCGGGACGTGCTCCTGACGCGCTCGCTGACCGAGCTGCGAGGGGGCACGCCCGCACAGCAGCGGCAGGTCCTGGAGCAGTTGCGTCAGGGCAGTCCGGAACTGGCGTGGGTGGGCGTCACCGATCCGGCGGGCACGGTCCGCGCGGCCACGGGCGGCCTGCTGGAGGGCGTCAGCGTCTCGCGGCGGCCGTGGTTCCGGGCGGGTCGCCGTGGGCCGGCGGTGCAGGACGTCCACCCAGCCCTGCTGCTGTCGGCTGTGCTGCCCAGGCCGGCCAGCGGAGAACCGCTGCGCTTCGTGGACATCAGCGCGCCGGTGATTGACGCGGCAGGCCGCGTGCGGGGCGTGATCGGCGCGCACCTCAGCTGGGCGTGGGCGCAGGCTGTAGAGCAGGACGCGCTGGCCCTGGCCGGCAGCGCCCAGCAGGTCGAGGTGCTGATCCTCAACCGGCAGGGTGTGGTGATCCACGGCCCGGACGAGCTGCTGGGCCAGGCGCTGTCCGGGCCGCCGGACGTGCGGCGCGCGCGCCCGGGCGCCCGTGGGGACGCGACGGTCACGTGGCAGGGCACGTCGTACCTGGTGGGGTACGCCGTCACGGGCGCCGGGGCGGTGTACCCCGGCGTGAGCTGGCGGGTGCTGGTGCGGCAGGACGCGGCCGTGGTGCGCGCGCAGGCGCAGGGGCTGCGGCGCCAGATCGAGCTGTGGGGCATCCTGGGGGTGCTGGTCTCGGCGCTGGTGGCCTACGCGGCGGCGCGCACGGTCAGCCGGCCGCTGGGCCTGTTGACGACCGCCGCGCTGGGCCTTGGGCGCGGCGGGAGCACACAGGGCCTGCCGAGGCTGCGGCAGTACGCGGAGGTCGATCACCTGTCGGCGGCGCTGCACGACCTGTGGGAGGGGCGCCGGGCGGCCGAGGCCGAGCAGGCCCAGCTGACCGCCACCCTGGAGCAGCGGGTGAACGCGCGCACGGCCCAGCTCACTGAGTCGAACGAGGCGCTGGACGCGTTCACGGCGTCCGTGTCGCATGACCTGCGCACGCCCATCCGTCACGTGGCCGGATACACGTCGATCCTGCGCCGGGCGCTCGTGCAGGGGGACACGGCGAAGGTGGAGCGGGCGGTGGGCACCATCGAGCAGGCCGCCGCGCAGATGGACGCCATGACCGAGGCGCTACTGGAGTTCGCCCGCACGTCGCAGGTGCCGCTCACGCGCCGTGCGGTGAACCTTGAGCAGCTGGTCACGGCGGCGCAGGAGCGCCTGGCCCGCGACCTCGACGGCCTGGACGTGCAGTGGCAGGTGGACCCCCTGCCGACGGTGATGGGCGACGCCGCGCTGCTTCAGCAGGTGGTGACGAACCTGCTGTCGAACGCCGCGAAGTACGCGCGGGACCGGCGCCCGGCGGTCATCCGCGTCACGGCGCAGACGCAGCCCGGCGAGTGGCGGGTGGAGGTGCACGACAACGGCGTGGGCTTCGCGCCGGAGCAGGCGGGGCGGCTGTTCGGCCTGTTCCAGCGGCTGCACCGGGCCTCGGAGTTCGAGGGCACCGGCGTGGGCCTGGCGAACGTGCGCCGGGTGATCCTGCGCCACGGGGGACGCGTGTGGGCCGAGGGCCGGCTGGGCCATGGAGCGACCTTCGGGTTCAGCCTGCCGCGCACCGAGTGA
- a CDS encoding peroxiredoxin, translating to MTVQQGETVPAFTAVQASGAPYAPAPGRWRVLFFFPKTTTTHCQLQARRYQRVYDQFQALGVDVVGINGDPRQDQLAFRDLCVLGYPLLDDGEQVLSTLFGVLGEPWPDETVRRPRRDTFLLDPDNVVVRHWRDVDPAQDADTVLAEVRQLRT from the coding sequence ATGACCGTTCAGCAGGGCGAGACCGTTCCCGCATTCACAGCCGTGCAGGCGTCCGGCGCGCCGTACGCGCCGGCGCCCGGCCGGTGGCGCGTGCTGTTCTTCTTCCCGAAAACGACGACCACCCACTGCCAGTTGCAGGCCCGGCGCTACCAGCGCGTGTACGACCAGTTCCAGGCGCTGGGCGTGGACGTTGTCGGAATCAACGGTGACCCCCGGCAGGACCAGCTCGCCTTCCGGGACCTGTGCGTGCTGGGGTACCCGCTGCTGGACGACGGTGAGCAGGTCCTGAGCACGCTGTTCGGGGTGCTGGGCGAGCCGTGGCCCGACGAGACCGTGCGCCGGCCGCGCCGCGACACGTTCCTGCTCGATCCGGACAACGTGGTCGTGCGGCACTGGCGGGACGTCGATCCCGCCCAGGACGCCGACACGGTGCTCGCCGAGGTGCGGCAGCTGCGGACCTGA